The Deinococcus wulumuqiensis R12 genome has a window encoding:
- the uvsE gene encoding UV DNA damage repair endonuclease UvsE produces MSAVCGTVPQLGLVCLTVGPEVRFRTVTLSRYRVLSPAEREAKLLDIYSSNIRTLRGAAAFCAARGIRLYRLSSSLFPMLDLAGDDTGNGVLAHLAPQLLEAGQAFVDAGIRVLMHPEQFIVLNSERPEVRESSVRAMSAHARVMDGLGLERSAWNLLLLHGGKGGRGAELAALIPDLPEGVRLRLGLENDERAYSPAQLLPICEATGTPLVFDAHHHVVHDNLPDQEHPSVREWVLRSRATWQPPEWQIVHLSNGIDGPQDRRHSHLIADFPSAYADVPWIEVEAKGKEEAIAALRLHPVFSGQSVHI; encoded by the coding sequence GTGAGCGCGGTGTGCGGCACCGTGCCTCAACTCGGACTGGTGTGCCTGACGGTGGGGCCGGAGGTGCGCTTTCGCACGGTCACCCTCAGCCGGTACCGTGTCCTCTCCCCCGCCGAGCGCGAGGCCAAGCTGCTCGACATTTATTCCAGCAACATCCGGACACTGCGCGGGGCGGCTGCCTTTTGCGCGGCGCGGGGGATTCGGCTCTACCGCCTGAGTTCCAGCCTCTTTCCCATGCTCGACCTTGCGGGCGACGACACCGGAAACGGCGTGCTGGCGCACCTCGCGCCGCAACTGCTGGAAGCGGGGCAGGCGTTTGTGGATGCGGGCATTCGCGTGCTGATGCACCCGGAGCAGTTCATCGTCCTGAACTCCGAGCGGCCCGAGGTGCGCGAGTCCAGCGTGCGGGCCATGAGCGCCCACGCCCGCGTGATGGACGGGCTGGGACTGGAGCGCTCAGCCTGGAACCTGCTGCTGCTGCACGGCGGCAAGGGCGGGCGCGGGGCCGAACTCGCCGCGCTGATTCCCGACCTGCCGGAGGGCGTGCGGCTGCGGCTGGGTCTGGAAAACGACGAGCGGGCCTACAGTCCGGCGCAGCTGCTGCCCATCTGCGAGGCCACCGGCACGCCGCTGGTCTTCGACGCCCACCACCATGTCGTCCACGACAACTTGCCCGACCAGGAGCATCCCAGCGTGCGCGAGTGGGTGCTGCGATCGCGGGCGACGTGGCAGCCCCCCGAATGGCAGATTGTCCACCTCAGCAACGGCATAGACGGCCCGCAGGACCGCCGCCACTCGCACCTCATTGCCGACTTTCCCAGCGCCTACGCCGACGTGCCCTGGATAGAAGTGGAGGCCAAAGGCAAGGAAGAAGCGATTGCGGCGCTGCGGCTGCATCCGGTCTTCTCGGGACAGTCGGTTCACATTTGA
- a CDS encoding DUF2256 domain-containing protein, protein MVGTPGRSDPQHLQGKRRPHHQHAADVQGRSLTGSLAARSANQSHIAPSPSVPSPTRRRGFLLAQHPSVSPRTSPWPPARQTARVARRENTSPAKRPGGGRLSSQRPSKICVRCGLPFTWRKKWERDWEQVRFCSERCRRGGAA, encoded by the coding sequence ATGGTGGGAACACCAGGGCGAAGCGACCCTCAGCACCTTCAGGGGAAACGACGCCCGCACCACCAGCACGCTGCTGACGTGCAAGGTCGCTCGCTGACAGGTTCGCTGGCCGCGCGAAGTGCAAACCAGAGCCATATCGCCCCCTCTCCTTCGGTCCCGTCTCCCACCCGGAGGCGGGGCTTTTTGCTGGCACAACATCCCAGCGTAAGCCCTCGCACATCCCCCTGGCCCCCAGCGCGGCAAACTGCGCGGGTGGCAAGACGCGAGAACACCTCCCCCGCAAAGCGCCCCGGCGGTGGGCGCCTTTCCAGCCAGCGGCCCAGCAAAATCTGCGTGCGCTGCGGTCTGCCTTTCACGTGGCGCAAAAAGTGGGAGCGCGACTGGGAACAGGTGCGGTTCTGCTCGGAGCGTTGCCGCCGGGGAGGAGCGGCGTGA
- a CDS encoding MliC family protein, protein MRFKTLYTLPAALLSTALAGGAGQPQAAPLKLSQDTHVYACQNGQTVQVAYVRADTAGQGGPSFAVLKYRGQSYGLAEAVSGSGARYVGHAGLNTASGLEWWEHQGEATLSTFRGNDARTTSTLLTCKVAR, encoded by the coding sequence ATGCGTTTCAAGACCCTCTATACCCTTCCCGCCGCGCTTCTCAGCACTGCCCTGGCCGGAGGTGCCGGACAGCCGCAGGCCGCGCCGCTCAAGCTCTCTCAGGACACCCACGTCTACGCCTGCCAGAACGGGCAGACGGTGCAGGTGGCCTACGTCCGGGCCGACACTGCCGGGCAGGGCGGTCCCTCTTTCGCGGTGCTGAAGTACCGGGGCCAGAGCTACGGCCTGGCCGAAGCCGTTTCGGGCAGCGGCGCCCGCTACGTCGGCCACGCCGGGCTGAACACCGCCAGCGGCCTGGAATGGTGGGAACACCAGGGCGAAGCGACCCTCAGCACCTTCAGGGGAAACGACGCCCGCACCACCAGCACGCTGCTGACGTGCAAGGTCGCTCGCTGA